One Vigna unguiculata cultivar IT97K-499-35 chromosome 7, ASM411807v1, whole genome shotgun sequence genomic region harbors:
- the LOC114192643 gene encoding serine/arginine-rich splicing factor SR30-like, with the protein MSGRSSRTIYVGNLPGDIRLREVEDLFYKYGPIVDIDLKIPPRPPGYAFVEFEDARDAEDAIQYRDGYNFDGFRLRVELAHGGRGHSSSVDRYSNYSGSSGSRGVSWRSDYRVLVTGLPPSASWQDLKDHMRKAGDVCFSQVFRERGGMTGIVDYTNYDDMKYAIRKLDDSEFRNAFSRAYIRVREYDRAYSRSRSLDSGRSYSRSVSRSPYVSRSRSCSRSRSHSYSDRSGSLSPKAKHPHRSISLSRSQSRSGSPNSSPRTQSRSPRRSPSNSS; encoded by the exons ATGAGCGGACGGTCAAGTCGCACAATTTATGTTGGCAATCTGCCTGGTGACATTCGCTTGAGAGAAGTTGAGGATCTTTTTTATAAG TATGGTCCTATTGTTGACATTGATTTGAAGATCCCTCCAAGACCACCGGGCTATGCTTTTGTAGAG TTTGAGGATGCTCGTGATGCTGAAGATGCAATTCAATATCGAGATGGTTACAATTTTGATGGTTTTCGGTTGCGA GTTGAACTTGCACATGGTGGACGGGGACATTCATCATCAGTAGACCGCTATAGTAACTACAGTGGTAGCAGTGGTAGTCGTGGAGTTTCTTGGCGTTCTGACTATCGTG TTCTGGTCACTGGATTACCTCCATCTGCTTCGTGGCAAGACCTGAAA GATCACATGCGTAAAGCTGGTGATGTGTGTTTTTCGCAAGTCTTCCGTGAGCGTGGAG GCATGACTGGGATAGTTGATTATACCAATTATGATGATATGAAATATGCT ATCAGGAAACTTGATGACTCAGAATTCCGCAATGCCTTTTCTCGAGCTTACATACGA GTGAGAGAATATGATCGAGCTTATTCTAGAAGTCGTAGTCTTGATTCAGGGAGGAGCTATTCTAGAAGTGTCAGCCGTAGCCCATACGTCTCCCGAAGTCGAAGCTGCAGCCGGAGCCGAAGTCATAGCTATAGTGACAGGAGTGGAAG TTTGTCTCCAAAAGCAAAACACCCTCATCGTTCAATATCTCTTTCAAG ATCCCAGTCAAGATCTGGATCTCCAAATTCATCG CCTCGAACTCAGAGTCGCAGCCCTAGACGAAGTCCAAGCAACTCATCATAA